The following coding sequences are from one Bos indicus x Bos taurus breed Angus x Brahman F1 hybrid chromosome 5, Bos_hybrid_MaternalHap_v2.0, whole genome shotgun sequence window:
- the TMEM121B gene encoding transmembrane protein 121B, which yields MRPAPGAPRAAPPPARRQPRFLRGRSGSGSSGGPGGSSDSSAGAEREDDDESASISRPLVSAEPPGTPAASRASTPTSARSMTAADLGAGAGAGAVGGAGGPGPGPGPSCRSCCGCCGRRARSGRGGGRRGCSSGSGCRWGYQALSVALLLAQGGLLDVYLIAVTDLYWCSWVATDLVVAAGWAIFFAKNSRGRRGGAHAHHPHHPHAAPLHLPAAPAGAAGAKARGARGGAGGPGPAGPVGAAGEFAFAYLAWLIYSIAFTPKVVLILGTSILDLIELRAPFGTTGFRLTMALSAPLLYCLVRAIGEAGATPGSAGPLLLQPQRHRAAGCFLGTCLDLLDSFALVELMLDGRAPLPAHLRYLLLAVYFLALASPVLWLYELHAAASPRARASRPGGCSCLLSLLGSCLVDAPLLALRCLLALSYQQPLSVFMLKNLFFLGCRGLEALEGCWDQGLTASPSRARSGYGAPPSAPPAPGAPQLGHCISEDEGCAHGYVNTLAVASQN from the coding sequence ATGCGCCCCGCGCCCGGCGCCCCCcgcgcggccccgcccccagcccggcGGCAGCCCCGGTTCCTGCGCGGCCGGAGCGGCTCGGGCAGCAGCGGCGGCCCCGGCGGCAGCAGCGACAGCAGCGCGGGCGCCGAGCGGGAGGACGACGACGAGAGCGCCAGCATCAGCAGGCCGCTGGTGTCCGCAGAGCCCCCGGGGACCCCCGCCGCCTCTCGCGCCTCCACGCCCACCTCCGCGCGCAGCATGACCGCGGCTGACCTGGGCGCGggcgccggggccggggccgtCGGGGGTGCgggcggccccggccccggccccggcccctccTGCCGTTCGTGCTGTGGTTGCTGCGGGCGCCGGGCCCGGTCGGGCCGCGGGGGCGGGCGCCGCGGTTGCTCCTCTGGCTCGGGCTGCCGCTGGGGCTACCAGGCGCTGTCCGTGGCGCTGCTGCTGGCGCAAGGCGGCCTGCTGGACGTGTACCTCATCGCCGTCACGGACCTGTACTGGTGCTCCTGGGTGGCCACCGACCTGGTGGTGGCGGCGGGCTGGGCCATCTTCTTCGCCAAGAACAGCCGGGGCCGTCGGGGAGGTGCACACGCCCACCACCCGCATCACCCGCACGCCGCGCCTCTGCACCTGCCGGCCGCCCCCGCCGGGGCTGCGGGCGCCAAGGCGCGGGGCGCGCGCGGGGGCGCGGGTGGCCCGGGGCCGGCGGGGCCGGTCGGAGCGGCGGGCGAGTTCGCCTTCGCCTACTTGGCCTGGCTCATCTATTCCATCGCCTTCACGCCCAAGGTGGTGCTCATCCTGGGCACGTCCATCCTGGACCTCATCGAGCTGCGCGCGCCCTTCGGCACCACGGGCTTCCGCCTCACCATGGCGCTTTCGGCGCCGCTGCTCTACTGCCTGGTGCGGGCCATCGGTGAAGCGGGCGCCACCCCCGGCTCCGCGGGCCCCCTGCTCCTGCAGCCGCAGCGGCACCGCGCCGCCGGCTGCTTCCTGGGCACGTGCCTGGATCTGCTGGACAGCTTCGCGCTGGTGGAGCTGATGCTGGACGGCCGCGCGCCGCTGCCCGCGCACCTGCGCTACCTGCTCCTCGCGGTCTACTTCCTCGCGCTCGCCTCGCCGGTGCTCTGGCTCTACGAGCTCCACGCCGCCGCCTCGCCCCGGGCCCGGGCATCGCGGCCCGGTGGCTGCAGCTGTCTCCTGAGCCTCCTGGGCAGCTGCCTGGTGGACGCGCCCTTGCTGGCGCTGCGCTGCCTGCTGGCCCTGAGCTACCAGCAGCCGCTCTCTGTCTTCATGCTCAAGAACCTCTTCTTCCTCGGCTGCCGCGGCCTGGAGGCCCTGGAGGGCTGCTGGGACCAGGGGCTAACGGCGTCCCCTAGTCGGGCCAGGTCGGGCTACGGTGCTCCACCCTCCGCCCCGCCGGCGCCCGGAGCCCCCCAACTGGGCCACTGCATCTCGGAGGACGAGGGGTGCGCCCACGGCTATgtcaacactctggctgtggccTCCCAGAATTGA